CCCGCGAGGATGTAGCTTGTGAGACTGACCAATTCGATCGCGATGTACATCATGAGCAGATTCGCCGCACCCGACATGAGGACCATCCCGAGTGTCAGCGCCGCGATGAAGCAGTAATATTCGCCCGTGTGCCTGGCCTCGAGCAGCAGTTCGCGCGATTGCAGCGAAAAGACCACGATAACCATGCTCGTCACGATAATCAGGTATTTGAAAAAGACCGAGAACGGATCGACCGCGTACATCCCGCTGAAAATACTCACCGGTGTGTCGGGCGAGAACGGGAGCTGAATGAGCGCAGCGGCGAGGCCGACAAAAACGAGAATTCCTGTCGCTTTTGCGCCGTTCGGACGCGAACGCCGTCCCGCGGCGAATTCGATGATCATCGCGAGGATGAACGTCAGCGCCAGGGTGATCTCCGGCCAGAAATGCGTGGTGCTTTGGAGAATGATGTCAGGCATAGTGGATGACTCGTTGAAGTGTCGGCGGAAAAGTGATCCGGAACCGCTCTAGAATCCGAGCAGCGCCTGACTTGCCTGCGCGCCGGTTTTCACAAATCGGACGAGATGGTCCAATGAAGTGGTCATGTAGTTTAATGCGGGAGAGGGCCACACGCCGAGCACGAGGATGATGACCGCGAGCGGCGCAAGCGAAATGATCTCGCGCGGTGTGACGTCGGGCAGCACGTTCTCCCATTTCTCGGGAAGTTTGCCCATGAACACGCGCTGGAACGTCCACAGCATGTAGCCGGCGCCCAGAACGATGCCGAGCGTCGATAGGATGGTCCAGAACTTGTCCGCCTGGAAGGCGCCGAGGAAGACGAAGGCCTCGCTCACAAAACCGCTGAGCGACGGCAAGCCGATGGCCGCAAAGAAGGCAATGACCGTGAAGAACGAGTAGAGCGGCATCTTGTTGTACACGCCGCCGAATTCGTTGAGTCCGCGTGTGTGAGCCCGATCGTAGAGCACACCCACGAGGAGGAAAAGCATGGCCGTGATCGTGCCGTGGTTGAACATCTGGAACACCGCGCCGGTCATGCCCTGCACGTTCAGCGACGCCATGCCCAGTATCACATAACCCATGTGCGAGATCGACGAATAGGCGATGAGTTTCTTGAAGTCGGTCTGAGCCATCGCACACAGTGCTCCGTACACGATGTTCACAAAACCGAAGATCATCAGTGCCTTCTGGAAGTACACCGCGAACTCGGGGAAAATCGGGAAGCTGATGCGCAGCATGCCGTAGGTTCCCATCTTCAGCAGCACGCCCGCGAGGATGACGGAGATGGCCGTCGGCGCCTCAACGTGCGCGTCGGGAAGCCAGGTGTGGAACGGAAATACCGGCACCTTGATCGCAAAGGCGATGAAGAGCCCGATGTACGCATACATGCGCGCATTGCTGCCGATCGACGAGAATATTCCCGATGTCATGTTTGCGGGATCCATCATCGCAAGCATGTTGAAGGTGTGCGCGCCGGTGGCGGGATCGATGGTGCTGAAATACAGGCCGATCATCACAAGCAGCAGGAGTACGGAACCCGCGAGCGTGTAGATGAAGAACTTGATCGCCGCGTATTCCCTGCGGGGACCGCCCCAGATACCGATCAGGAAGTACATGGGAAGCAGCATCAGTTCCCAGAAGATGTAGAACAGGAAGAGGTCCATCGCGCAAAACACGCCCATCATGCCCGCGTCGAGCAGAAGGAACATCGCGAAGTATCCCTTGTGCTGCTTGTCGATGCTGAACGAGGCGAAGACTGCGAGGAAACTGATGATCGCGGTCAGCACCACCATCGGCATCGAGAGGCCGTCAATGGCCATGAAATACTCGATACGAATTTCACCGAACCACGGTGTCTGCGGTATCGAGATCCACGGCACGCGTTCGACGAGCTGCATGGTTTTGACATCGTTGATGCCGGGCAGCGCCGCATTGAATGCCATCACGACGGCAACCGCGAGCAGGACCTGCAGGCCCGTGACGATGACGGACACGGCGCGAATCGCGCGCACATTGTCCTTGTTGAGGAAAAGCACGAGGATCATTCCCATGATGGGAAGAAACGTGATGACAGAAAGAATGGGGAAATTCATCAATCCTCCACCAGAAGGCTATCGTTACTCAATGTTCGAATTCTGCACGGATGTATGAGACGGCGTGTGATGCTCAATAATACACATAGAAGAGCACGATGACGCCGAGAATGAGAAAGGCGATATAGGTCTGAATGCGCCCGGTCTGCGTCTTGCGGAACAGTATTCCGAAGAACCCGACGGCGTAGCCCGTGAAATTCACAAGTCCGTCGACGACGTACTTGTCGAACTGGCCGCTCAGCCACGACTGGAAGCGGGTCACGGAGGCGACACCATTCACGGCGCCGTCCACAACTTTTGCGTCGAACCAGGCCATGGCGCGGGTTACCATCAGCAGGAAGGGAACAACCACCCACTGTTCGTATATCTCGTCGAAAAACCACTTCTTACTCAAGAACACGTGCAAAGGACGAACGCGCGCGGTAAACGCGTCGACGTCGATCATCTTGCGTCGGTACACGCCCCACGCGACGAGGATGCCGAGACCCGCCACAAGCAGCGATGTTATCATCGCCGACATGTGCGCCTGATGCATTCCGTGCGTGAAGGTTTCCTGCGCGGGATTCACTGTTGCTTCCGCGGGCGCGGCGGCGTGGTCACCGGCTGCGGGTGCGGTCGTCTCGTGAGTCTCGGCCGTATGCGCGGGCGCCGCGGTTTCATGCCCTTCGCCATGCGAAAAGGCGTACCAATTCTGGCCGGTGACGGTGACAGGCACCGGCAACGACTTCAGTATCCAACCGGATGCCGCGCCGAAGGGATTAAACGAAAACACAAACCACAGCGAGAGTGTCGCGAGCACGATCAGCGGCGTCTTCATCGTCACGGGGGACTCGTGCAGATGCGCGTACACATCCGCGCGTTTGGGTTCGCCATGGAAGGTCAGGAACACGAGACGGAACATATAGAACGCGGTGAGCATCGCGACGCCGAAACCGATGTACGGCATCAGCAGGCCCAGACCGCCGCGCAGCGACCCGAAGGCCCAGGCACCGGCGAGTATTTCGTCCTTGCTCATGAATCCCGAGAAGAGCGGCACACCGGAAATGGCGAGCGTCGCAACGAGGAAGGTCAGGTATGTCACCGGAAGCTTCCCTTTCAGGCCGCCCATGTTGCGGATATCCTGGGGGTCGGTTTCGTGGTCGTGCAGGTGATGCAAGCTGTGATGCATCGCGTGGATCACGGAGCCGCTGCCAAGGAAGAGGCAGGCCTTGAACATCGCGTGTGTCACAAGATGGAAAATGCCCGCCTGATAGGCGCCGACACCGAGCGCCAGAACCATGTAGCCGAGCTGGCTCACTGTCGAGTACGCGAGCACTTTCTTGATGTCGTTCTGCGCGATGGCGATTGTAGCCGAAATGAACGCGGTGAGCGCGCCCGTGACGGCGATCACAAACAGCGCGTCACCGGAGAGCATCGGGAAAACGCGCGCAACGAGGTACACACCCGCCGCAACCATCGTCGCGGCGTGGATGAGGGCGCTGACGGGCGTCGGACCTTCCATTGCGTCGGGAAGCCATGTGTGCAACGGGAACTGCGCGCTCTTGCCCACAGCGCCGCAGAAGATGCAGATGCCCGCGACCGTCAGCCAGGTCTCGGATCCGAAAGGCAGATTGCCCGCGCTGATGGACGCAAATATCTTGTCGAAACTGAATGTGCCGTAATTGGTGAACAGGATCATGATGCCGATCCACATGCCGATGTCGCCGATGCGGTTCACGAGGAACGCCTTCTTCGACGCGTAGGCCGGACCCGGCTTCTCGTACCAGAAACCGATCAGCAGATAACTGCTCAAGCCCACCAGCTCCCAGAAGATGTACATCATCAGGATGTTGTTCGTGACAACAATGCCCATCATCGAAAAAGTGAACAGGCCCAGATAGGCGAAGTATCGCGAGTACTTGGCATCACCATGCATGTACCCGATCGAAAACAGATGCACCAGCGCCGAGATGAGCGACACAACCACGAGCATGATGCCGACAAGGTTGTCGATCATGATCCCGAGTTCGATACGCATCGGAATATTCTGGCCGAACACCGTCATCGTGGTATTGAAGTCCACCCATGTAAACGTGCTCTGCACAGGCGCGGCGGGGAATCCCGGAATCGATCCCGCGGGAACAGAGGTGACCGACCCTATCATCACCACCAGCGACAGCGCCAGCGTGAGGAAGAGTATCGCTGTTCCGACAAAATCGCCCTGGCGCGGAAGTCGTTTCCCGAACGCGAGGAGAATTACAAACGACGCCAGAGGAAGAAAGAGTATGGCGATCGTGAGTGTGGTGAGGGTCTGAGGAGACATGGCGTTTCTGCTGTTTCGCGGAATAGTGCGAAATGGTCCCGCAGTATCGATGCGGGGGTGTTACTGCATTTGAACGATTTTGAATTCGATGCGGCGGTTGCGCGCGCGGCCCGCCTCGGTCGTGTTCGGGGCGAGGGGCTGCGTCGAGCCGTAGCCGCGCGCGCTGAGGCGCGCCGCGTCGATGCCCTTCGCAACGAGATAGTTTTTCACGGCATTGGCGCGGCGCAGCGAAATGTCCTTGTTCAGCTTCGCCTTGCCGACATTGTCGGTGTGACCGCCGATTTCGACTTTCATGCCGGGATTGTCGACGAGAGTCTTGTACGCGTCGTCGAGCGCCGTGATGGAACCGGGCAACAGATCTGCCTTGGCCGTCTCGAACTCGACATTCTGGAGAATGATCTTTGCGCCCTTTTTCAGAACCGGCGCGGTTTCGGATGCCGGCTCGGCCGCGTCGTCGGGACATCCGTCGTCGTCGTTCACACCGTTCCGCGTCTCGGGCTGCAGCGGACACTTGTCGCGTCCGTCCGCCAATCCGTCGCCATCCGTGTCGGCCTTTAACGGATCGGTGTTGCGCGTGATTTCGTCGCCATCGAGCAAGCCGTCGTTGTCGGTGTCGGCAACGAGCGCCTTGGTCTTGTGCCGGTTCACTTCGTCGCCGTCGCGCAGACCGTCGGCATCCGTGTCGGCCTTCAACGGATCAGTTCCCTGCCCCGCTTCCTCATTGTCGCGGAGACCGTCGTTGTCGGTGTCGGGATTGCGCGGATCGGTGCGCAGGCCGCGCACTTCCTCGGCGTCGTTTATCGTATCGCCGTCGGTGTCGGTCTTGAGCGGATCACTCTTGTGCGTGCGCACTTCCGCGCCGTCGTCCAGCCCGTCGCGATCAGTGTCACGGTTCAACGGATCCGTGCCCTGCGCCACTTCGTCGCCGTCGCGCAGACCGTCGCCGTCGGTGTCGTCGATCAGCGGATCGGTCTTTTTTGCCAGTTCCTCGCCATCGGTCAGGCGGTCGTCGTCGGTGTCGGTCTTGAGAGGATCGGTCTTGGTCGTGTAGACCTCTTCCCTGTCGTTGATGCCGTCGCCGTCGCTGTCGGGATTCAAGGGATCGGTGCCGCGCGAAATTTCGTCGTTGTCGGAGAGCCCGTCGTCGTCGCGGTCGTTCTCGCCGAACAGATAGAACTGCAGCGAAAGCGAACCCGTCGCCCACGAATCGTTCGCTTCGGACGAGTGCACCGTGTATCGCTGATCGATACGGGCGAAGTTCTCGATGGTCTCCTTGCCGAATCCGTCGAGCATGTCGCCGCCCTGCCCGAGCACAAAGCGGTACGTGAAATCGAGGTTAATTGACAGAATATCGGACAGCAATATGTCGAATCCGAGACCCAGCGGAATGACGGTCTTCACGTTTGCGTCGGCCGGAAGATCCGACAGCATGGATTCGATGACCGCGCCTTTTTTCAGATAGAATGTTTCCTCGCCGAAGGTGACGTTCAGCAGCGGATCGCCGTTGGGCATTCTCCGTTCGACATTGGAATTGCTGAAGTTCAGCATGCCGGCGCCGAAGGAGATGTAGGGATTGAAGCTGCGGCGCGGGAACATGTTCACCAGCACGCGCCCCTCGACAAAAAAGAGCTTGTCGACTTCGAGAACCTGATGTTTGACGTCGGTGAGCGGCGTCCCCGGCACTCCGGTGCCGCCGAGGCGCGGATCGCGGAAAAACTGGGTCGCGTAGCTGTCGGAGAATTTCGCCTGCCAGCGGCGGTTGTAGATGTAATTTCCGATGCCGCCATTGATCTGCGCGGCCACTTCCGGAACAAAGAAATATTTGGCATGGGCGCCGAAGAACGTCCCAAAATGCTGGTCGGTGAATTCCCCGAAATACTTTGTCGCGCCGCCGTCGACACCGATGACGAGTTTGCGGCTCGGATCCCAGCTATACGTGATTTTCTGGGCGAGCACGGGCGCGGCAGTACCGAGAGCCGCGAGGAGCAATATGGGGAGCAGGCGTTTCATGCGGATAGACCTTTCTTGGGCTTCCTCACTCGCGGAGCTTGTCGATTTCGTCGGCGTTCACCGTCTGATACTGACGATAGATCTGCAGCACGATCGCGAGCGCCACGGCGGCTTCGGCCGCGGCGAGGATGATGACAAACACGGCCGTCACATGCCCGTCGATGTTCATCGCCTGAAAGCGCGAGAAGGCGACGAGGTTGATGTTGGCCGCGTTCAGGATGAGTTCTATGCCCATAAGCATGAGCACCGCGTTGCGGCGCGTCGCGAGGGCCAGAACGCCGAGCGAGAAAAGGATCGCCGCGACGACGAGGTAGTGGGAAAGTCCGATGGTCATGCTGACTCCTTCTTCGAGGAATCGGCGCGCGCTATCATCGCGGCGCCCATGATGGTGACGAGCAGAAGGATGCCGATGATTTCGAACGGCAGGAGATACGTGCTCATCAGGCGTTCACCGATGGCGGCGGTTGTCCCCTGCACGTCGGGCAGCACGCCCGCGTCGATCCACGTTGCGCGTGTGACGAGCAACACCAGGGTTCCGAGCAGCACACCCGCGATGATGGTGGCGGGCAGCGTGTGCAGGGTGCCGCTGGTCACGTCGACGTTGGTGACGCGGTTCGTGAGCATGACTCCGAAAATGATCAGGATCAGGATGCCGCCGATGTAGACCATGACCTGCGCGACGGCGAGGAAATCCGCCTGCAGGAACACGTAGAGTCCGGCGACGCCGAGGAAGGTGAAGAGCAGCGCAAACGCCGCGTAGATGACGTTGCGGGCGAAGGCCACAACCATCGCCGAACACACGGTGATCGCGGCAAAGACGTAAAAGAGGATATCGGCCATGTGCATGCGATGGTTTATGCTGGTGCGTTGCTGTCTGTCGCGGGGGGTGCGGGCGGAGCCGCCGCAGCCGCTGCTGCCGCTGCCGCTGCTTCCTTCTTTTTGGCTTCGGCCGCCGCGGCCTTCTTGGCATCCTGCTCCGCCTGATAGATGTCGGCTGCGGACTGTTTCTCGGCGACTTCGGCGGCGGTCATGGTGCTGAAACGATAGACGAGATCGTTGCGGTTGTATTCCGAGAACTCGAACACGTCGGTCATCTTGATACACTCGGTTGGGCACGGGTACACGCAGAGCCCGCAGTAGCAGCACTTCGCGATGTCGATGTCGAAACGCGACACCCAGAGCCGCTTCTTGTTGCCCGTGGAGGTCGCGCCGAGATCGTCGGTCGGCAGGGCCTTGATGGTCTCGATGGCGATGCAGTTCACGGGACATGCCTTCGCGCACTGATCGCACCCGATGCAGTCGTCCATGTTCACGTACAACCTGTTGCGCACGCGGTCGGGCAATTCACGCTTCACATTCGGATACTGTATCGTCACCTTCTTCGTGAAGAGGTGGCTCCATGTGATGCGCATACCGACGAGCACGGTCCAGATGCCGTCCTTGATGTCTTGCAGATAACCGCTCATGACGAGGTGCCTTTGCGTGGATGAGTACTACACGATCATGACGAGGAAACCGACGATAAGCGCGATCCCGAACGAGAACGGGATGAGCACTTTCCAGCACATGTACATGAGCTGATCGACACGCAGACGCGGCAGCGTCCAGCGGAGCCAGATCATGACAAAGACCAGGAACATGCCCTTGAACGCGAGCCACCCGAACTGCTCGAGTGCGCCCAGCCAGGGCACGCCCACGAGTTCACCGATGGTGGTGCCGTACGGGGTCTGCCAGCCGCCAAGGAACACGATCGCGGCGATGGCCGAAACGAGGAACATGTTCGAATACTCGGCCATGTAGAACATGGCGAACTTCATGCTGCTGTATTCGGTGTGATACCCCGACACGAGTTCCGATTCGGCCTCGGGGATGTCGAAGGGCGTACGATTCGTTTCGGCGAGTGCCGAGACGTAATACATGAGGAAGGTCACCGCAAAAAACGGGAGGAAGATCAGATAGGTCCACGACCCGTCGATCACCGTGCCGCTCGTGAGTGTGACGGCGTGTTTGGGTCCGCCGAAGATGAACCAATTCCAGAACGGTCCCGACTGCGCGAGCACGATGTCCTGCATGTTCAGCGACCCGACCACGAGCACCACGATGAGCAGCGACATGGCCGCTGGCACCTCGTAGCTCACGATCTGCGCGACCGAGCGCATGGCGCCGTACAGCGAGTACTTGTTGTTCGACGACCAGCCGGCCATCATGAGGGCGACAACACCGATCGAGCCGACGGCAAACACGTAGAAGAGTCCGATGTCGAGATTCGCGCCGATGTACATGCTCGAGAACGGGATCGCGGCGAAGGCGGCGTAGGAACCCATAAACGCGAGGAACGGCGCGAGCGTGAAGAGGAAGGTGTCGGCCTGCCGCGGCGTGATGTCCTCCTTCTGCAGGAGTTTCACCACGTCGGCGATGGGCTGGAACACGCCGTAGGGTCCGGTGCGCATGGGTCCGAGACGATCCTGCATCCACGCCGAGATTTTCAGTTCTCCGAGCATCGCGAGGAGCGCGTACGAGAACACGAAAACCAGCGGCAACGCGCAATAGATCAGCATCGTCACGAGGTTGTCGCCGAGGAGATTCGTAAGGAAGGATTCCATGGACGTCAGAGGTAGGAGGTTCGTCGGATGTGTCTCAACGGTCGATTTCGCCGAGGACGATATCGATGCTTCCAAGAATTGCGACAAGATCCGCAATCAGGTGGCCGCGAGAGATTTCATCGATCACGCTCAGATTCACGAATCCGGGAGCGCGGCATTTGCAGCGGAACGGATTGCCGGTCCCGTCGCTCACAACGTAGTACCCGAGTTCGCCGCGGGGATTCTCGACACGCGCGTATGCTTCGGCGCCCTTGGGAGGCCGCACACGTTTCGGAATCGCCGAGGCCACATCGCCCGCGGGCAGTCCGGCAATCGCCTGCTCGATGATGTTGCAGCTCTCGATCATCTCGTGCATACGCACGATGTTGCGGTCCCAACAGTCGCCCAGCGTGCCCGCCTCGCCCTTGCCCACGATCACGTTCCATTCGAAACGGTCGTAGATGGAGTACGGATCGTCGCGGCGCAGATCCCAGTTCACGCCGGAACCGCGCAGCATGGGGCCGGAACACGCGTACGACAGCGCCACGTCGGCCGGCAGCACACCCACATTCGCGAGGCGCTCGACAAAGATCTTGTTGAGAATGAGAAGGTCCATCACTTCCTTCACCGTCGTGCGTATCTGCGCGACTATGTCGAGCACTTCCTTCTCGAAGCCGGCATGTACGTCGTGCGAGAGGCCGCCGACCCAGAAGTAGTTGTACAGGAGCCGCGCGCCGCAGGTCTTCTCGAAGATGTCGAGGATGTACTCGCGGTCGCGGAAGAGGAAGAGGAAGGGCGTGAAGGCGCCGATGTCGAGGCCGTACGTGCCGACGGCCACAAGATGCGACGCGATGCGCTGCAGCTCGGCCATGATCACACGGATGTACTCGACACGATCCGGCAACTCGATGCCCAGCATCCGCTCGACCGCGAGCACGTACCCGTGGTTGTTGTTCATGGACGCGAGGTAGTCGAGGCGGTCCGTGTACGGAATCACCTGCGGATAGGTCATGGCCTCGGCGTGTTTCTCGAAACAACGGTGAAGGTAGCCGAGATGCGGGATGACCTTGACGACGATTTCTCCATCCAGAACGAGTTCGAGACGGAGCACACCGTGCGTGGACGGATGCTGCGGGCCCATGTTGAGGACCAGCTCATCGGTACGCAGTCTGCCGGATTCGATGTGTTCGGCGATTGATTCTTTCAGATCGTGCATTGTCTTTGCGGATGGGGTCTCAGTACGGGACTTTCATGCCGTTGTAATACTCGGGCACCTCGTAATCCTTGCGCAGCGGATGGCCTTCCCAGTCGTCGGGAAGAAGGATGCGGCGCAGATCGCGATGCCCTTCGAAGGTGATGCCGATGAGATCGTAGGCCTCGCGCTCGTGCCAGTCGGCGGTGCGCCAGACCTTCTCCACCGTCGGCACGGAGGGTGTTTCCTTCGGCACGAGCACCTTGACGGTCAGGGTGTGTTTGTGCGGGGTGGAACCGAGATGGTACACGACGCCGAGTGTGCCGTCGCCGTAGTCCATGCCCGTCAGGCACATGAGCGTGTCGAAGGCGTACGCGGCATGGTCGCGGAGCTGCAGGCACACGTCGCGGATCCCCGCGGCGGGCACGATGACACACGGCACCGCGGCATCGAAGGTCAAAGCCAGTTCGGGAAAGGTGGCCGTGAGTTCGTCGAAAATTGTCTGAGGCGTGAGAGACATGGAGTTGATCCCGTTGTTCGTCAGTTCTACGGTCAAGCGGCGGGTTGCGCGGGTTTTTTCACAAGCGAGAAGTCGCGCACCTTTTCCTGCAGGCGCATCCAGCCCTCGAGCAGGGCCTCGGGACGCGGGGGACAGCCGGGCACGTACACGTCCACCGGTACGACACGATCGACACCCTTGAGCACATGGTAGCCGTGCTCCCAGTACGGACCGCCGCAGTTGGAACAACTTCCCATCGACACGACATACCGCGGCTCGGCCATCTGCTCGTACAGGCGTTTCAGGCGTGTGGCCATTTTGAGAGTCACCGTGCCGGCAACAATCATCACGTCGCACTGGCGCGGACTCGGCCGCGGAATGACGCCGAAACGCATGATGTCGTTGTGGGAGGCGCTGGCAGCCATCATCTCGATCGCGCAGCAGGCGAGGCCAAACGACATCTGCCATAACGAGCAGAGCCGGGCCCAGTTCAGTACGCCTTCAGCGGTGGTCAGGACGATGTTGCCGTCATCGAATTGCTGATTCAGTAGTCCCATACACCAGGTGTGATACTGTGAGGAAAAACGGTGGGATCAGGCCTCTGCAGGCACTTCGACCTGCTTCGGAGCAACGGGAGGAACGGGGCGGACGGGTTGTGTGTCGACGATATCCTGCATGCGCGGGATATGCGGCTGCGGGCGGACCCACTCGAGATCGCCCTTCGCCCACAGATAAAAATCCGCGAGGAAAAGGATCACGATGAAGATGGCTCCGGACACATACGCGTACATCCCCATCTTCTCGAACACGACAGCCCAGGGGAAGAGCACGACGAGTTCGACATCGAACAGGATAAAAATGAGCGCGACCACGTAGAAGCGGATGTTGAATTTCACCCACGGTGAACCGATGGGATCTTCGCCGCATTCGTACGCGAGCAGCTTCTCCTTCGTCCGGTTGCGCGGGGCGATCAGACGCACCGCAATGAGCGCGCCGCCGACGATGGCGACGCCGAGAAGGAAGAAAATGAAAACTTTACCGAATTCTGTAAGCATGGTGGGCACCCGAGGATCAGGTGAGATAGGGTGAAAACAAGGTAGCAGGAACTCGCCGGAAAACCAAACCGGACATCCGTGTCGGATACCGGCGGCGGGTCAGATTCTGCCGAATACTTCTTCTTCGGAGGAGAGGGGCTGCAGCCCGTTGAAGGGGGGATATTCGTCGACGAGCAGCATGGAGTACGCGGTGAGGCGGGACGACCAGATGAAGTAGCGCGAAATGAGGCCCCAGAAACCATCGGGGATGCGGCCGATGAACAGCACAACCCAGAAGAGGACCATGTACACAAAACCGATGACGAGTCCGTATCCGATCGCAAAAAACACCTGCGGGAGCAGGAGGAGGAAACGGAATAACGCGTACAGGCGCGACGACCGCTCAGGCCGTTCCAATTGCACCTTGACGGGATACCCGTTGTCAGGCTTGCCGTTGAAAGAGGGATACACGTCCGTCAACAGCGACGAGTACGCGTTGATCTGCATGTTGAAGCGGAAATACCGCTCGCAGAATTCCCATAACGTCTGCGGATACGATCCGAGGATCAGTACGGCCCAGAAGGAAATGACACCGACCATCTGCGCGACAAACCCGTACAACGCGCCCCAGAACACCACGGGGATCATCATGAACGGCCTGAATATCAGGATGAGCCGCGAGGATTTTTCTGGCCTGGGAAGCAGAAAGATAACCGGGTAGCGACGTGTGCTCATACGTTGTACCGCCAGTCTGAAGGATGGGAAAGGGATGGATTCACCGGTGCAGAGGTCTCGTGTGTTGCGCGCAGCGGCACAACTTCCGTGAAACGATTGTATTTTGCCGCGGACCGGAGTAAGTTCTCCCGCTCGTACACGAGGTGCTCACGCAATATATGAAAAAGATCGAAGCAATCATCCGCCCCTTCAAACTCGATGACGTTCGCGACGGCCTGCAGGATATCGGCATACGCGGAATGACGATCTCGGAAGTCAAGGGTTTCGGCCGGCAGAAAGGCCATACCGAAACGTTCCGCGGCGCGGAATACCATATCGACACACTTCCGAAAATCAAGATCGAAGTTGTCGTCGCGGATCACCTCGTCGAAGCGGCCGTCGATGTCGTCATAAAATTCGCGCGCACGGGACAGGTTGGTGACGGCAAAATTTTTGTCATCCCCGTCGAGGAAGTTGTCCGGATTCGCACAGAAGAATCCGGCGAAGCCGCGCTGTAATTTCTGCTCCGCGGTAAGCTACGCGGTCGCCTGGATGTGCACGAAGGAATCCGGCGAAGCCGCTCTGCAGCTTTTCCTCCCCCGTTTTCGGAGCCGCACCATTCAACACGCCATATTTCCGCCGCGGTACACGCAGCAGGAAATCGCCAACTATTTCCTTTTTCCACCCGATGAAAAGGACAGCCCGGGGTACAGAGCGTGCAAAATCCTCGAATTCAGCGTGTATACAACAAAAAAGCCAACCGAAGCTGAGGAGGGCGTGCCGCGGTTGGCTTTTGGAAACAGTGAATGCGGGTGCAATATACAGCCCCCTTTTTCTTAAAGCAAGAGTTAATGAAAAAATTCTAAGTTGTTTCGTATCAACGAGGAATCATCCTGTGGCAGCACGTAAAGCAGACTTGATAAGGTCGCCGGTGTTGGGAGAAGCCCCGAGCGCCGGGTCTTGAAGCGCTTTCGACAGCGCTTTTTCGGCTACAGGCCGGGCATATCCGAGTGAAAGCAGTGCTAAAAGGGCCTCATCGCGCGGTGAAGCGGCGGCGGGAACCGTGACGGATCCCGCAGGACCCTTCGCAAATACGTCGCGCAATTCGAGAATCATGCGTTCGGCCGTTTTTTTTCCTACGCCCGGGATGCGCGTCAGTGCGCCGACATTGCCTTCGAGCACAAAACCGCGCAATTCCGCCGCGCCCGAGCGCGAGAGGATGTTCATGGCGATACGCACGCCGATGCCGGAGATGTTCTGCAGTTGACGGAACATCGCGCGTTCCTCCTCGTGCAGGAATCCGAAAAGCGCCATGGCGTCCTCGC
The sequence above is a segment of the Ignavibacteriota bacterium genome. Coding sequences within it:
- a CDS encoding P-II family nitrogen regulator, whose amino-acid sequence is MKKIEAIIRPFKLDDVRDGLQDIGIRGMTISEVKGFGRQKGHTETFRGAEYHIDTLPKIKIEVVVADHLVEAAVDVVIKFARTGQVGDGKIFVIPVEEVVRIRTEESGEAAL
- the ruvA gene encoding Holliday junction branch migration protein RuvA, producing MIEHVHGRLVRKEPMLAVVDVHGIGYAVHITLQTYEKLPPAGETVELLAHLHVREDAMALFGFLHEEERAMFRQLQNISGIGVRIAMNILSRSGAAELRGFVLEGNVGALTRIPGVGKKTAERMILELRDVFAKGPAGSVTVPAAASPRDEALLALLSLGYARPVAEKALSKALQDPALGASPNTGDLIKSALRAATG